Within the Dialister hominis genome, the region GCGACGTTTCGTCCATCGAGGGCAAGGTACTGGCGATGTATGCCCGTGGCATGAGCCAACGCGACATCGCTGCAACCATCGAAGACATCTACGGCTTCCAGATGTCACATGAACAGATCTCCACCATCACAGGCTGCGTCATGGAAGAGGTCGAGGCATGGCGGAATCGTCCGCTCCAGTCGTTCTATCCATTTGCTTTCGTCGACTGCATCTACGTATCGCTGCGCACGGAGTATGGCGTCCAGCAGGTGGCCGTCTATGTCATGCTTGCCTATGACGTCAACGGCTGCAAGGATGTCCTTGCCCTCTGGATCAACGAGACGGAGAGCAAGCATGCCTGGATGCAGATCTTCGACGAGCTGCGGGCTCGCGGCGTTAAGGATCTTGGCATCCTGTCCATGGATGGCGTGAGCGGATTGGAGGAAGGCGCCAAGGCTGTATTCCCGCATGCCACGGTTCAGCGCTGCATCGTACACCTCATCCGCAATTCCATCCGCTACATCCCACGCAAGCAGTGGAGTGCATTCACGAAGCAGCTGAAGCTCATCTATGGTGCCATCAACGTCAAGCAGGCCCGTCAGGAATTCGAGAAGTTCAAGACCGACCGGCAGGCTTATCCAGGCGCGGTCAGCGTATGGGAAAACAATTTCTCACACGTCGAGCAGCTCTATAACTATGGCAGTGCCGTGCGCAAGATCATGTACACGACCAATGCCATCGAGAGCGTCAACTCTAGCTTCCGCAAGGTGACCAAGAAAGGCGCTTTCCCCAAAGAGGATGCAGTCTTCAAGATTTTCTACCTACGCATCCAAGAGCTCTATAAAAAATGGAAGGGTCGTCACGTCGCAAACTGGGCGATGGTCCGGAACCAGCTGCTCATGGACGACAGGATGTCTCAGCTTATGCAGCAATACGATGTTGCTTATTGAATCGATTTACACAAAACTCTTGACACACCCCACATAATTCTTAAATACAAGACTCGAAGTACTTGCATTAATATTATGGTGTTGTATTATTATAAAGGATTAAAAAGATAGGAGTGATGATTATGTCAGAAGAATTAAATCAGGATAAATATACCATAGACCTGATGAAAACACTTTGGGAAAATACATTCAGGGGTACGATTTTTGACTATAAAAATCAGTACATCGCAACAGTCAGGATTATATTCAATATCCCATTAGACAGGGATTTGGTTCCGGATAATGCTCCGGAGGTTTCTCCTGCAATAATTGTATTAGTAGAAGATACGATTATCAGTCCTATTGATGTCGTTTCTTTTGAGCAGACCATTACTCCGATTCTTGTCAAGAAATTAACGAGCAGATATTTCCAGCCTGACCGTGTAATGTTCTTCTACCCAAGCCCGGCAGAAGGTGCTGAAACCAAAGAACGTTAAACAACTGCCATCTATAATAAAAAAAAGGGGCTGTGACAAAATGGTTAATCATTTTGTTGCAGCCTCTTTTTTGCGTCTTTATTTCATCATTTTTAGCTCTGCTGTAAGCCTTTTACGTAAAAATATGCGTAAGCCCCCTTACCCCCATAAGACTTTTAATTATATTGTCTTAGGCGGCAATCCTTATACGCATTATTTTTGTGATGTATTTCCTTAAATTATAGCCAAGTGCTACCAGGTATAACTCGACTTTTACAGAATCTATCCTTTTTCTGACGATTCTTTTGTACCATCTGTCATGTTTCATGATTCCAAAAGTTCCTTCAGCCTGGATTGACCGGTTCATTCTTAGCGGGGCTCCATGGATGCTTTCCAGATTATCCTGAACCTCCTGGTACATGTTATTCCGTTCTCTGCTCAATGAGATTCTTTTGTTCTTCGGGGTCTTTTTACATTGCTCTGCCAGCGGGCATCCTTGGCAGTCTTCGCATTCAAATACTTCCTCCTGCCTGCCGTATAAGTTCCCTCTGACCAGATGTCTATAGATAAATTTGAAAGCCCTGTCATTTGGACAACGGATGGTTCCATTCTCATCAACTCTAAAGTTTATTGGCCGAAACGGATTGGTATGGTATTTCTTGTCTTTCGTTTCTTTCTTGTACATGGGGAATTTCATATACTTTTCCATACCGTGCTGCTCGCAATAGATGTAATTGTTGAAAGATCCATATCCTGCATCTGCCACAGGATACTTAGGATAAGCCCCATAGACTTCGTGGAATTCCTCCATCAGCGGTACGAAGCAATCCATATCTGAACGATACTGGTTAACATCAATTACGGCAATAAATTCATCGGCAACACCTATTTGGACATTGTATGCAGGCAGAAGCTGATCATTTCCCTTGTAGTCCGACTTGATTCGCATGAATGTTGCATCCGTATCGGTCTTCGAGTAACTGTTTCTGGAAGTACCGCATATCTGTATCTTCTCAACATATTCTTCAAGTTTTGATGTATATGCCTTAAGCTGCTCATACTTGCGTTGATGATCGGACTTGCGATGCCCGCTTCCATGAACAAAGGCCGTCTCATCAATCTGCCAGATTTCTTTTAATTTATCCAATACCAGACGCAGATAGTCCGGAGCGTATTCTGTATTGATGTTTACACTCATATGGTCATACTTAAGATCATCATTGAGTAACTCAAAAAGGCTGGTAATCTTGGCAAAATGCTTGTAGCGAGATTTTTCAGCGGATTTCTTCCATACCCAGCTATATTTATTTGCGTTCGCTTCAAACTTGGAACCGTCAATATATATATGCTGCAAATCCACGTTGAGTTTGCCGCAGAGTTCTTTC harbors:
- a CDS encoding IS1182 family transposase; translation: MKNNNTSNHFTAERGILPMFPSEILNVDDPVLMYDRFMEEIDLKKYLRYIPTRGAGRPRYNPVNMLKTIIYGFAEEGYCSFRKLEDNCRVNIRYMYLMNYEAPSYRTFCHFVKGFLKYSLKDIFYSITKELCGKLNVDLQHIYIDGSKFEANANKYSWVWKKSAEKSRYKHFAKITSLFELLNDDLKYDHMSVNINTEYAPDYLRLVLDKLKEIWQIDETAFVHGSGHRKSDHQRKYEQLKAYTSKLEEYVEKIQICGTSRNSYSKTDTDATFMRIKSDYKGNDQLLPAYNVQIGVADEFIAVIDVNQYRSDMDCFVPLMEEFHEVYGAYPKYPVADAGYGSFNNYIYCEQHGMEKYMKFPMYKKETKDKKYHTNPFRPINFRVDENGTIRCPNDRAFKFIYRHLVRGNLYGRQEEVFECEDCQGCPLAEQCKKTPKNKRISLSRERNNMYQEVQDNLESIHGAPLRMNRSIQAEGTFGIMKHDRWYKRIVRKRIDSVKVELYLVALGYNLRKYITKIMRIRIAA
- a CDS encoding IS256 family transposase; the encoded protein is MAKCKTPPTTPGEQIAQQILNNYDIKSAEDVQDVLKQIFGPIFESMLKGEMENHLGHKKHERSEDGDNVRNGYSSKTLKTSLGEVPIRVPRDRQSTFEPQIIKKHQRDVSSIEGKVLAMYARGMSQRDIAATIEDIYGFQMSHEQISTITGCVMEEVEAWRNRPLQSFYPFAFVDCIYVSLRTEYGVQQVAVYVMLAYDVNGCKDVLALWINETESKHAWMQIFDELRARGVKDLGILSMDGVSGLEEGAKAVFPHATVQRCIVHLIRNSIRYIPRKQWSAFTKQLKLIYGAINVKQARQEFEKFKTDRQAYPGAVSVWENNFSHVEQLYNYGSAVRKIMYTTNAIESVNSSFRKVTKKGAFPKEDAVFKIFYLRIQELYKKWKGRHVANWAMVRNQLLMDDRMSQLMQQYDVAY